In a genomic window of Gossypium arboreum isolate Shixiya-1 chromosome 7, ASM2569848v2, whole genome shotgun sequence:
- the LOC108482156 gene encoding basic leucine zipper 43 yields MQPSEVSGIQYLVPSNPSPYSPHFSMNQSNKPALDSNQFLNPLYNFYIPPQIQDISPHSSCISSNSTSDEADEQQLSLIIERKQRRMISNRESARRSRMRKQRHLDELWAQVVWLRNENHQLIDKLNHVSESHDKVLQENTQLKEEASELRQMLFGMRLGHPNSTSVKVDDVALEHGLS; encoded by the coding sequence ATGCAGCCTAGTGAGGTTTCAGGCATCCAATACCTAGTTCCTTCCAATCCATCCCCATATTCACCCCATTTCAGCATGAATCAGAGCAACAAGCCTGCACTCGACTCGAACCAGTTCTTGAACCCCCTGTATAATTTCTATATCCCTCCTCAAATTCAAGACATCAGTCCCCACTCGTCCTGTATCAGCAGCAATTCGACTTCGGACGAAGCCGATGAGCAACAATTAAGCCTCATCATCGAGAGGAAGCAAAGGAGGATGATATCGAATCGAGAGTCCGCACGTAGGTCACGTATGCGTAAACAAAGGCACCTCGATGAGCTTTGGGCACAGGTAGTTTGGCTCAGGAATGAGAACCACCAGCTAATAGATAAGCTGAATCATGTCTCGGAAAGCCATGACAAGGTCCTTCAAGAGAATACTCAGCTCAAAGAGGAAGCCTCTGAACTTCGTCAGATGCTTTTCGGTATGCGACTGGGTCACCCTAACTCGACTTCGGTTAAGGTGGATGATGTTGCCCTGGAACATGGTTTGTCCTAA